One window from the genome of Dioscorea cayenensis subsp. rotundata cultivar TDr96_F1 chromosome 3, TDr96_F1_v2_PseudoChromosome.rev07_lg8_w22 25.fasta, whole genome shotgun sequence encodes:
- the LOC120253389 gene encoding uncharacterized protein LOC120253389, whose product MSSSSRRSGACVRCCLVLCAVASALCVSAPALYWRFNKTLASSKSSCPPCVCDCPPPLSLHNIAPGLVNLSVSDCGKHDPELNQEMEKQFVDLVTEELKLQEAVAEEHSHHMNATLVEAKRLASQYQIEAEKCNVATETCEGARERSEALLTKEKKITALWERRARQLGWQGV is encoded by the exons ATGTCGAGCTCGTCTCGGCGTTCCGGGGCCTGCGTGCGCTGCTGCCTCGTGCTCTGCGCCGTCGCCTCAGCCCTCTGCGTCTCTGCTCCCGCCCTCTACTGGCGCTTCAACAAGACCCTCGCCTCCTCGAAATCATCCTGCCCTCCTTGCGTCTGTGACTGTCCCCCTCCCCTGTCCCTCCACAACATCGCCCCCG GATTAGTCAACCTTTCTGTTTCAG ATTGTGGGAAACATGATCCTGAGCTCAACCAGGAAATGGAAAAGCAGTTTGTGGATTTGGTCACTGAGGAACTAAAATTACAAGAGGCCGTTGCAGAGGAACATTCACATCACATGAATGCCACACTTGTCGAAGCGAAAAGATTAGCTTCTCAGTACCAGATCGAGGCCGAGAAATGCAATGTTGCCACAGAGACTTGTGAGGGGGCCCGAGAAAGATCGGAGGCATTGCTgacgaaggagaagaagatcacTGCTCTATGGGAACGGCGGGCGCGCCAACTAGGCTGGCAAGGAGTGTAG